AAGCAAACTGTCAGAAAGCTGGGATTAGGATTATTATTTTTAGGCGTAAATTTTTTGATGGGGCAAATACCTCAAAACTATATTTATACTTCATCGGGAGATCTGCAGAATATAGAAAATATGATTGTACGAAAAGATATTGGCGGAGTACAGATTGTCTATAACTGGAGAGCTTTGGAGACTTCAAAAGATGTTTATAATTTTTCAGGTATTGAAAAAGATTTAGAGTATTTGACTTCTTTAGATAAAAAATTGTTTATACAGCTCCAAGACAGATTTTTTGAACCTCAGGCAAGGTATATTCCTGATTATATTTTGAAGGAAAAGGAGTATATCGGTGGTTTAGTGGCTCAGTATGATAATCCGGGAGAGAATAAACCTATTGGAAGTGGTTGGGTAACCCAGCAATGGAATCCTGCCGTTAGAGAAAGATATCAAAAGCTGATAGGAGAGCTGGGGAAAAGGTTTGATGGGAAAATTCAGGGAATCAATCTTCCTGAGACCTCAATAGATATTGAAATGAAAAAAGATAAAACCGGCTTTAGCTGTGATAAATATTTTCAGGCTGAGTTGGATAATTTAAAATTTGCAAGGCAAGCATTCAAAGAATCTTATGTATTACAATATGTCAATTTTTTTCCGTGCGAATGGGAAAATGATCATCAGTATATGTCCAGATTATTTGATTTTGCCGATAAAAATAAGATAGGGTTAGGCGGGCCGGACATTGTTCCTGATAAAAAGGCTCAGATGAAAAACTCTTATCCGTTTTTTAATCAATATAAAGGAAAATTGCCACTGGTCGCTATGGCAGTTCAGGAGCCCACTTTAACTTATATCAATCCAAAAACAAAAAAGCCCTTTACAAAAGAAGAATTTGTGAATTATGCACAGAATTTTCTTGGGGTTAATATTATATTCTGGAGCGTGGAATCTCCCTGGCTGCAAAATTAATGAACATTTTTTTGAACCATTGAGTACTATCTTAATGGTTTAAAATTATTGTTTAACCACAAAATTTACAAAAATTTTTGAACACTTTAGTTTTTTAAGTTATCAAACTTTGCGTATTAGAAATTCACATAAGTTTTGAAAATCGTTTATTTTCTTGTTACATACACTTTGTCATTGACTCCGTCGAATCTTTGATTTCTGTAGGAATCCAGGCAGCTATTTTCAACCACAAAAGTCACAAAAGTTTTTAGACACTTAAGTTATTTTAAGAGACAAGTTTTGTGTATAAAGAAGTGCACATAAGCTTTGAAAATCGTTGATTTTCTTGTTACATACACTTTGTCATTGACTCCGTCGAATCTTTGATTTCTGTAGGAATCCAATCTTTATTATTTAACCACAAAAGTCACAAAAGTTTTTAGACACTTAAGTTATTTTAAGAGACAAGCTTTGTGTATAAAGAAGTGCACATAAGTTTTGAAAATCGTTGATTTTCTTGTTACATACACTTTGTCATTGACTCCGTCGAATCTTTGATTTCTGTAGGAATCCAATCTTTATTATTTAACCACAAAAGTCACAAAAGTTTTTAGACACTTAAGTTATTTTAAGAGACAAGCTTTGTGTATAAAGAAGTGCACATAAGTTTTGAAAAATCAAAGATTTTTCATTTCCACCCTAACACTCTCAAACCCTCAAACTCCCCCTAAACCCTCTCGCCGCATAATAAGAATCTGCACCATTGTGATAATAGAAAACCGTATTGTAACGTCTGTCGCAGAAAACAGCGCCTCCAAGTTCTCTAATTGAAGTAGGTGTTTGGATCCAGCTGGATGTTTTCTGATCAAACTTTCCTAATTCCTGAAGGTGGCAGTATTGTTCTTCGGTTAAAATTTCAATACCCATTTCTGAAGCTTTATCAATGGCGTTGCTTTCCGGTTTGTTAGCTTTTCTTGATTCCCATGCAGGATAGTCGTAGCAAAGACTTCTGCGTTTTGGGCTTTCCGGGGAGCAGTCGAAGAAGATATATTCGTCTGTTTTTTGGTTATAATCCACCACATCAGGTTCACCTTCTGTTTCTTCCATTTCGTTTAAAGACCAAAGTTTTTCAGGACTGGCTTCCAGTTTGGACTGGATGTTTTCCCATTTCAGGCTTTTGTGGCGGGACATATTTTTTTCAAAACGGGTTTGAAGCACTTTTAAAAGGGCGTGGCTTTGTTCGGGAGTTAATGATTTCTTTTTCATGTTAAATTTTGTTTTACTGTTTGTTCTTTTGAATCAATTGATTGATGTTGTTGGAAATCGCAAAGGCGCAATAGGTTTTGAGGCTGAGAATATTTTTAAGGCGCAAGGATTTTATCTCCGATAAAATTGAATGCTACATGCTTTTATCTCATATTTGCTGAAAATCTTAGATTTTCTTGCGCCTTAAAAACAACATTAGGTTTTAATTCTTAGCGTCTTAGCGATATTCCAACAAAATTAATAATTATCTGCATAAAATTTTTAATTGTGTGTACTGCTCCGGAGATTACAAAGAAAAATCCAACATAAGCCCATTCTTTTTTACTGTTTGTTCTTTTGAATGAATTGTTTTTTGTTGTTGGAAATCGCAAAGGCGCAAGAGGTTTTGGAAGCTGAGAATTTTTAAGGCGCAAGGATTTTATCTCCGATAAAATTGAATGCTACATACTTTCATTTCATATTTGTTGAAAATCTTAGATTTTCTTGCGCCTTAAAAACAGCATTACGTTTTAATTCTTAGCGTCCTTTAGTTTGTACTATATTTTTTTAATGATTTCATTATTAGTTTTATAGTATTAATTAATCCACAAGAAACAGGGTGAATCAGTTTGCGCCAGAGGATGCTAGACCTATGCAAAGATTATGGACCCTGCTTCTTTGAAAGTAAGGTCATAATAGAAATTTAGGCTTTAGACCTATTATCAAGGACTTAGACAAGACTTTCAATGTGGATGATAACCCAAAAAGTTATGAAACAAAAGTACATTATCGGAATTGATATTTCCAAATCAAAATTAGATTGTGCAGTAATGGATTCTGAGTATAAGATCCAATGCGAGTTGATTATTCCCAACACAGAGAAAGGAATTGCTTCTTTTTTGAAAGATATTTTAAGAATGCTAAAAATAACAAAAGAAGATCTTTTGATTTGCTGCGAAAATACTGGGATTTATAATCGGCCATTGGAAAAATTCTGTTCAAAATTAGGGTATTTTCTTTGGGTAGAACACCCAATGAAAATCAAAAAAGCAGCAAGTGATTTAAGAGGAAAAGACGACAGAAAAGATGCCAGAAGAATTGCAGAATATGCTCTGCGTTATTATGATAAAGCAATGTTTTATCAGGAACCAGATGAAGTTATACAACAAATGAATGTACTGGCAAAATCCCGTGATACTTTACTGTTGCAAAAAAACAGCTTTGGAAAATCAATTAAGGGAAGCTAAAAAGCCACGATTTGTATGTGTTTTAAGCTATTGACCCAAGCCTTTTTCAAAAAAACGCTGAAAAACTCTGACAACGTCAATAAAAAGCAATAGAAAAATGAGCTTTCAGAACTCATGGAGATCCGAGATGAGATTAAGGAAAAACAAAGAACTTTTTGACCTCAATTCCTGGAATCGGAACTCAATGTGCTCTTAATTTAATCATCATTACCAATAACTTCAAATCGTTTGATAACGCTAAACATCTGGCTTGTTATGCGGGAGTTGTTCCGTTCAAAAAAATCAATCAGGAACCATTGTGAAAAAAAGAACGTGTATCGAAAAATGGCGAATCAAAAAAACTGAAAAAAAAGCTGCTCCATTTATCTGCCATGGCAAGTATAAGAACAGACAAGGAATTAAAGACCTATTTTTCTGAGAAAAGTAGAAGAGGGTAAAAATAAAATGAGCATTCTTAATGCTATAAGAAATAAATTAGTACATAGGATAATGGCCGTAATCAAACGAAACAGCCATTTTTTCCTAAAGAAGAATTTTTATCAATAAAAAACACTCATAATACTTGCTTATTAACATAGAAATCTTAGCGATATTCCAACAAAATCAATGCAATTATCTTCATAAAATTTTTAATTGTGTGTTAGGTGTTGTTGAGAGAGATTTTTCTGTTGGCAGGTCTGAAATACCATGAAATAATAACCAGCACAAACAGCAATACAGCAGGGAAAGTTCTTCCGGCAGTATCGCCAACAATAAGATGAGATATAACAGCTCCGGACATCACGAAGAAAAATCCTGCATAAGCCCATTCTTTCAATAGTAATTGTTTCGGGATGAGAATGGCAATGACTCCCAAAATTTTCCATACTCCGATGATGGTCATAAGGTAAGCCGGATAACCAAGGGTAGTAAAATTGGCAAGCTCATCCTTATTTTTCATAAGCTGAACAATGGCTGTTGAGATCATACCTAAAGCCATCCAGAGGGTGAAAATCCAATAAATGATTCTTTTTCTTTTTTCTGATTTGTTTGATGTTTCCATAGTAATTTTTTTTTGTGATTAGTCGTTAAGGCCTTTTCCTTCGAGGATCTGAGGAATGCATTTTTCGATTCTTGCTTCCCTGGTTTTGGATAGTTTGGCAGAGGAAAAGTGGAGTAGGTAAGCTCTTTGACGGCCTGGTGTTAAGGCTTCAAAAGCTTCTTTTAATACAGCATCCTGATCCAGTCTGTTTTGAAACTCTTCAACCATTTCAAAATCTTTGGTTTTCTTCATTTCAACCTTCACTCCGGATTCTTCAATTTCAACCGCTTCAAACATATACGCCCGAAGTTCCTTTTCCAGATCATGGATCTGCTGTACTTCTGTAAAACGGATCTGTCTTGCCGCCTGCACATTTTCAGACTGCTGAATAAGAATCTGGTCGGGATCTTTCATCAAAGCGCCTTTAAAAAAGAGTAGGGCGCAATATTCTTTAAATCCGTGAATTAAAAATATATTTTTCCTTTCATAGGTATAACACGGGCAGCCCCATTTTAAATCTTCCACCAATTCGGTACTTAGAGCAATGGTTCTTAATGCTTCAAATTCTTCTTTCCACTGTGTGGCGTTTTCGAAGAAAAAATTAACTTTTGGATTCATGGAGTTGGGTTTTAGGGTTATAGGGTTTGAGAGTATTAGAGTATTAGAGTATTAGAGTGGGAGCGTGATAATGTTCAAAGTTTGATGTTTAAAGTTCAAGGTTGTTATTCTTTCACTGATAATTGACGATTCACTTGCGAAGCAAAATTCACTATTGACATACACAAGTTAACTATGACATCATCGTCTCTCATCTCTTCGTCTATTATCTATCGGTCTCTAAACAGCTCCTGCAAACGATCATGCGCCCTATTAATTCCCTGTGCAAAAGGCATTTTCAGGTGCTGATCTCTGAAGTCTACGGATTTGTATATCGTCTGGATTGTGATTTTACTGGTGGTATCCGTTAGTTTTTCAAATGCTAAAAACTCGATCTGAACCGGAAAAGGAGTGTTTTCCATCTGGAATGTTCTTATAATTTTTTCATTTTCAACAATGTCATGAATCGTTCCGTTAGCACTAAACATTACTTCTCCCTGCGGATTTGAAGTTTCGAAACGGTAACTTCCATGGGGTTGGTTTTCAAATTTCGTTACTTTGGTTCCCATCCATTGTTCAAAAAGTTCAGCTTCTGTATACGCCTTGAAAAGCAGTTCTACAGGAAGATCAAATTCTCTGATGATGAAGATTTCCTGTTTGCCATCTTCTGCCTGGATTTTTGTTTTTAGTTCCATATTTTGAGTTTGGTGTTTTGGGGTTTGAGAGTATTAGAGTATTAGAGTATTAGAGTGGGAGGCATTTAAGGTTGTTGTCCTTTCCCTGATGATTGACAATTCACTTACGAAGCAAAATTGACTATTAACAATCGATAAGTTAAACTTTGGTCTCATTGTCTCTCATCTCTTTGTCTATTATCTATCTGTCTTATGTAAGTCTTGGTACGCTTTCATCACACTTTCCAGCTTATTGAATTTCTCATCCCACATTTTGCGGAATGGCTCTATAAAGTCGGCTATTTCTTTCATTTTATTGGGATTAAGGTGGTAAATAATTTCACGGCCGTTTTGTTCAGATCTCAACAGTTCACATTCTGTAAGGATCTGAAGATGCTTGGAAACGGTAGGTCTTGCTGTATCGAAATTGGAAGCAATGGCTCCTGCAGTCATGGATTGAGCAGCCACCAGCATTAATATAGATCTTCTGGTAGGGTCTGCAATCGCCTGGAATACATCTCTTCTTAAATTCATTGTGTAGTTATTTGACTACAAATATATGTGTAGTTATTTAGCTACACAAGTTTTTTTGATTTTTTTTGAATTTAAGAAATTAATAGATTATTCACAGCTTGCTTAATTCTTTCATAAAGGTTTAAAATATAATTTTCCATCCCTACTTCTTGAAGAATTAAATAGAATTCTTCATCCTGAACTAGCTCATCTAGTTTAATATCAAAATAGATAGTACTTTCTTTGGTAAGAAAGTCAAGGCCATTTCTTTTAGGTAGTTTATTTATAATATATTTATAAAATTTAGGATGTGTTTTTATGTTAATCCCATACTTTTTAATATTTTCTTCAGAGTAAAAATCTTTTAAAAAATATACATCCAAGCTAATTGTTGTAAAATCAATCCTTAAATATTGAATGATTAATACGATAAACCATTCATCGTCTATTAGTGAACTTTCACTAAATCTTCTTTCTTGTTTATTCCATTCTATTTCAAATTCCATTTTGAAAAAACTTAAGAATGATGAGAAAATTGTTCTTGGTGATGTAGTGTCAATATTAGATATGAATCTTTGGAGTTCAGGAATTATGACAATTTTATTTAAGCGATTAGTATTTTTATAACTTAAATAACGTAATAAATGTGAATCATGTATTTCAAAGCTGTAATCAATTACTTTTTCTTTAAATTCTTCTTCATATTCAATGTGATTTAAATGCTCGCTGATAAAATAAACTTTAAAATCAGAACCTGAAAATTCATACCATCTTTTATTAGCAATGATAATTGGTGATAATATTTCTACATCATGATGTGGAATATTATATTGAATAAAAAGTTTTTCAATCCGAATTTTTGGAATTGAAAAGTCATGGTTAAAACTATTTTTTGTCAGTTCATAGAAAACGTTTTTAAAAAAGATAGAATCAATATTTTTACTTTTGCAATAAAAAATAAAAAAGGAATCTAGAAGGGTATAGTTATTAAAAGAAGATAAAGAAATAGCTTCTTGCTCTAACCAATGAATAAAAAAAGAAAATATATCTTTGTTATGTTTAAAAGGAGCTGATATAGATTCATCGTCATTTAAGTTTAGTATGTTAATTAATTTTTGTTATTCTTGATAGTTTTAAGATATTTAATTGGCTCAAAATCTTCATCCGAATTATCAAGTATATATTCATTTACAACATTATCAAATTTTTTAGGTTTAAACTTATATCTAGGTTGAGATTTGATTTTTTTCAGAACCTTTATCTCCTTATTATTTATAGGTTTTGAAAGTAAAAATATCTCACGTTCTGCTGTATCCTCAATCTCTTTAATAAATTTGGAAGTAAGTCTGATTTTATATTTTGCACAAATTTCTTCTATGTAATAATCTAAAAGTGTATCAAGCTCAGATTCCATATCATTATCTCTATAATATTCTATTTCATCTATTATTTGATATTTTATATCTTCCTTTATTTCAGTAATATTTTTTTTTAAAAAAGCATCAAACTCTATTGGAAATATCTTTTTTAATTTAAATAGATGATAGTATTCATAAATAAAAGTACAATTATCCCAATAACAATGAATTATATAGCTGGCATCTATCTCTATATAAGGAATTAATAATTTTATTATATTTGAAAATTCACCTATTGAACGCTCCGTCATTATTTTCCAACTAATTGATGAATATGAATTTATATCTTCTTTAACTTCTTCAATTATAAAATTTCGTACATCCAGATTCTCTTCTTTTGAAATATTAAACAGATTATTAAGTAAAAACAATTTCCGATATTTAGCTTCATCGACACTATGCTTTGAGGGAAGGCTGCGTTCAGATAAGTTATCATCATAAAAACTAAAATTTAATTCTTTAAACTCTTTAAGTATTTTAGTTTTTAATACTTTTTTTAACTCTTCAGAAAGATTAATTTTTTTTCCATATAGAGGATTTCCAGATGTAATATTTTGTTTATCATCTTCTTGGGTTTGGATCTCAAAGATAGAATCGAGTTGATGAAAAAATATTGCTTTTTTTATTAATGGCTCTATCCATAATTTACCGTCTTTTCTAAGATATTCAATTAGAAAGTCTTTTATTCCTGGATTCTGAAAGCGAATAAATATTTGGTCAGAATCATATTGCTTTTCTGAAATAATATAAAAATCTTCTAATATTTGTAACTCTTTATTGAATATTAAAGGCTTTATGTCCTCATTTAAGCTTTCACGCACAAAGCTTTGCACAGCATTAAAAGACTTTTCTAAATTTCGTAAATCAATTGAATCATTTGATATAAGTAATAATAGAAGAATAAGTCTAGATGTCCCACTTAAATCATTAAAGTTTTTATTCCAATATTCAATAGGACTGTTCAGATATTCCTGAAATGAATAATAAAAATTAAATCGACCTTGATCTTCAAAATTTAAGAAGCGTCCAATAAATTCCTCAATATGCCTAGGTGAATAATTAGGATGGTTGATAATCTCTTCAAGAGTATCACTATATTTTAAATGATTAAAAAATGATTTTTCAAAGTCATAATATAAAAGATGATTGAGAAAAATACGGACTTTGTCTTCATCATGATAATCATCTAGGTTTACAATAAATCTGTCGGTATTTAAGATGTGTTGAGTTTTATATTCTGAATGACTTAAGACATCTTTAATAATATATTCTCTCGAAGTAAGAATAAGATAACGATTTTCACTTTCTTTAAAATAATTTATTATTCTATTGAAATCTAGAAGTAGAGAACCATCACATTGCTTCGGGCTAAAATTTTGCCCCCAAAAATCATCAACAACAATAATTTGATTTTCTTGATAAAGACCTTCGATTTCATCAAAATCAGTACCAGTTAGAAAAAGTACATTCTCTACTTTTTGATTGATAAAATAATTAACAATCATTTTGGCTGTGGTAGTTTTTCCAACACCAGGATTTCCGGTAAGAATAATAATTCTGTTTTTCTCAAGAATATCTATACAATTTCTCAAGATTTGAGTATTATGAAATAATTTATGTTCTTTTTGTATCTGTTTGAGAAATGATTTTGTTTTATTAATATACTTTTTATCAACAATTTTTTCTAGTTCACGCTCAATAAACTGTAAGTTTGGAACAAGCAATTTTGAATAAACTTTTAATAGATGTTGATATTTTTTATTTTCATATTGCTCACCACGAAGAAACCTATTAAGTTTTGCTCCATCTATAATATCTTCTTCATTTTTGATATATCCTTGAAAAAGCTCAAGAATTTCAGTTGCCCAATCTGGCTTTAATGTAATATTGGTACAAAGAATATAACGATCTGGATTTTGTCGGATACATTTTTTTACTTCATTTTTCAAACTTGTGAAAAATGAAGAGTAGTTGGCAGGATTATATAATTTACATTGCCCAATAATCTTTATTTGGGTGTTAGTAGATTTAAAATCAATACCACCGTCTTTTCCTCGTCTGTATGTTGTAAATTTGATTGGACTATCTCGGATATTAATAATATCTACACATAGCTTTTCAAATTCTATATCGAAAAGTAGATTATGAAAATCGAAATCTGTCATTAAGTATTCTTGCTTAATAATAAACTAGCCGTAGATAAAATATCTCGGCAAGCTTTGTTGAATATATCTGATTATTAGTGATGGTTTAATAGCTGATATTGAAAAATTTATTACTTATTTTTCTATAAGTTTTTCTAATTTCTCAATCATCTCTTTCTGTTGTTCAAGCATACGCTCGTAGAGCTCCACCATTTTATCAAGAGGGTTGAAATTGAAAGTAGGATAGTAGTTATAACCGTTTGATTGGTCGTTAAAAGTATTAGAAATAATATTCACCGCCTGTTCTTCATCAAAATTCTCAATCGCTTCCGCTGGCACTTTCAAAATCTTTGCTACCTGCGCCAGAATATCAGATTCTACGGTTTCTTTTTGTTCTAAAAGAGAAACTTTCTTCTGGTTCCAATCGTCACCCAACTCAAAAGCTAGGGCTTCCTGCTTGATGCCCAGCATTTCACGGAAACGTTTTATATTTCTACCCTGATGTATTTTCTTATTTTGCATATCTGTGTAAGTCATAATAACAAATATAAAGCTTTAAAAGGTAAAAATAAAGCCCCTGTTCAAAATAAATTATCTTCTAAAATATCCATTCTACGGCATAAAATATTCATTTTTAACTGGTATAGCTGTCATGATATTTCTTGCTTTGTTGAAAAACAACGATATGAGAAAAGTAATTATTCGGGGCAAATATAAGATTGTCTCCATTCGTAACCTTACGGTTTCCCATAAATCATTTGAAAGAGCCTATAGAAGACTGGTTTTCTTCCCGGAAATCCGGCTGGCAGGGAAGTGGCTGCTGGAGTGTGGCTTTGAACCGGGAGATCATGTGGTGGTGACGGTTCGGAGGAATCAGATTACTTTAGAAAAGGAGATGAACTATGAAGAGGTGTAAACAAAACATTTTATCTACTAAAAATATTATTTGCCACTAATGCACGAATAGGATATTTAGTTATGGTAAATAAAGACCCCTTTTTTATAAACTTTATAAGATATCATTGTATAGGCTTTAAAATGAACGAAATCTTTTTTATTAGTGCATTCGTGGCAAAAAAAATCTGCGTAATCTGTGTGATCTGCGTGGGTTTTAACGCAAAGTTTTATGATAGTGGCTGGATACTTTTAGGGAGCTAAGGATGGGCAAGTGAACTTGCCTGATGAAGGTGGACGGATATAGTTTCGGCGGCCGGAGGCCGCCGAAACCCTTTATTTAAAGCTAAATAGTTGATGAGCTTGCTTTGCAAATATCCTCAGATATTTTCCTTAATTATCTTAACAACTTACTCTATTCTTAATGGTTCAGAAAGTAGGAGTATTATTTTTCTGTTTTAGAAATAAACCTATTTTATTTTCTTCATCGGGAATGCCTGTCTGGCCATTTTCCCATTCATAAGACCTGAGATCTCAGCAAATAAAGAATCTTTACGGATTTTTTTATAGGTAATTGTTTGGGGGAAGTCATTCTGTCGGTTTTCAAATATTAATGAAGTAGGATTTGAACTTGAGGTTGAAATAAAATCGACAGGCTGCTCATCATGCTGACCTTTTACAGAGACAATATAATGCAGTTTTTTGTCTTTTTCTACCAATTGTACAAACTCAAACATAATGGTATCTTTATTTTTCAGATAATAGCTTTTTCCCTGAAGTTCGGTACTGCTTTTCTGAGTCCAGGTTTCATAAAGGCTTCCTTTGGGCGTTTTGGTTTCCCAGGTACCGAGCAGCCAGTCCAGTTTTTGGATCTCGCCTTGTTTTTGAGTCCAGCTGCCTATAAGCAGGCTGCCGATTAGGATGATGATTAATTTTGTTTTCATTGCCTTATTATTTTATTCCAGCAAAGTTCTGGATAAGCAAAGTCTCAAAATTGTAAAAATGCGACATCAGGAATCTTTTCCGTAAAAAAGAGAGGTCATTTGCAGATTATCACCATAAAATTCCTTTGGAGTAAGTCCTGTAAATTCTTTAAAATCTTTGATAAAATGGGCCTGGTCATAATATTCTGCATCGTAAGCTAGAGTGGTAAGATTCACATATTCTTTATGGAGAAGATGCTTCAGTATTGATTGCAGCCTTATGGTTTTGGAAAGCTGCTTGGGACTCATACCAATCGCTGAAGAGAACCTGCGTTCCAATTGTCTGCGGTTGATATTAGTTTGCTGGGAAAGTTCATGTACCGAGATTTGCCCGTTGACCTGTAAGAGAATATCTACGGTTGATTGTACAATCTTGTCAATGGTTTCTGTGTTCAGTCTTTCACTCAGGAAGGTTTCTACAAGATCTATTTTTTCCTGGATGGTGTTGGATTGGTAGACTTTTTCTCCCAATTCATTTCCGGCAGCTCCAAACAGGTCTTCTAAGGGAATTGCTTTATCATCCATTTCTTTGATGGGAATGGTGGCAAAAGGAAGAAAACCATCATGATGAAAACGGACAGAAAATATTCCGGTAATGCCTGTAGGTTCAATTCTTAAAGGTTCAGTAAGCTGCCCGAAAACACAGTATCTTGGCTGTACAACGGATTTTCCATCAATATACTGTTTGTACAGATCTCCATAATGGAAGATCATTTCCATGCAGCCATCAGGAACAATGGTTTGAGGTTGGGGAATCTCTTCTTTGGGACTGTCCAGCGTCCAGTAGCATTTGATGAGTGAAGCCAGCTCCGGATGGGGTTGGAATATCTGATAATCCATTGTATATAATGATTCTGATTTGCTAAAATTATTAAAAATAAAATCATTTTTAATAAACCATTGAAATGCAGTGAGAAAAGCACTAGTCATGAAATAACCTTATCTTTGAAAACTCAATGTTTTCTTTGCATTAATCAATATTATCATCGATGAAATTTTTACTAGACCTTTTATTCCGTGTTTTACAGCTTTTCGCAGAACCTTATTTTTTAGTATTTCTTGCAGTAGTCATTATTGCTCTGCTGAGAAGGAAGAATAAATATAAGAGCCTGAGAATAGGAATTTTTGTATCGGTGGTTGCTCTAATCATCTTTATAGGAAATGGATTTCTGGGTAAATTAATTTCCGGATATCTGCAGAAAAGTTATCTCCATACTCCTGAAATGAAGGCTGCAGCTGCTCAGAATCCTGTTATTGTAGTATTGGGTGGAGGGATTGTAGATATTGACGATATAGAGAAACTACACACCATGTCATATTCCAGGATGGTGACCGCCTATCAGTTGTATCATAAATACAAAATGAATAATCAATCCTGTACAATATTAATTTCCGGAAAGGGAAGAGGAAATACCAGTGAAGCAGAATTATTCAGTGAGGATTTTAAAAAGATGGGGATACCGGATTCTGACATTATTAAGGAAGATCAAAGCATGAATACCTATCAGAATGCAAAATTTTCCAACGAGATATTGAAAAAGATGGGAACCTCCAATCTATATCTGGTGACTTCTGGTTTTCACATGAAAAGATCTCTTGCTTTGTTTCAGACTTTTGGATTAAAACCTGTTCCGCAGGCATCAGATTTTATAGATACTGAAATCACTATATTTCCTAACAGTTATAATGCTGCATTTACCTTTGTCATGTTGAAAGAGGTAGTGGGAATATGGCAGGTACAGTTGTATAACAGTTTGGGGATGAATAAATAGTATTCTATAGTCTGTTTTAAAGGGTTAGGAGTTACTTTGGGTATAAGAAAAATGTAATTTGTTGTTTTTAACGCAAAGAAAATTTATTGAACCGTTTTATTTTAAGTGAGCAAAGAGAGCGACTTCGTCGTTGAAGAAGCTGCATGGTTATGCGTTCGCTTAGTAGGAATCAATTTGATTGATTTCATCTTTGCCTCCTTAGAAATATACAAGAGCATCATAAAACTTTGCGTTAAAAAATACTAAATCATAAAGACAGTATTTTCTTTAAAAATTCCCACAAAATCTGGCAAAAAGCCCTAAAATACAGCAAAGCAATAGGAAGCCCAAATAAGCCCTGTTTTTAATCCAGTACCTATGCTATCTGACTGAAATTGCAGGTGATCTATGGGGGGAATTTCATTTTAGGTTAAAATTTTGGATTTTTTACATTTTGAAGACATTAAATTTATGGCCATCAGGGTCTGCAAAGACAAAACCATAATAATTGTTCC
This is a stretch of genomic DNA from Chryseobacterium tructae. It encodes these proteins:
- a CDS encoding helix-turn-helix domain-containing protein, whose translation is MDYQIFQPHPELASLIKCYWTLDSPKEEIPQPQTIVPDGCMEMIFHYGDLYKQYIDGKSVVQPRYCVFGQLTEPLRIEPTGITGIFSVRFHHDGFLPFATIPIKEMDDKAIPLEDLFGAAGNELGEKVYQSNTIQEKIDLVETFLSERLNTETIDKIVQSTVDILLQVNGQISVHELSQQTNINRRQLERRFSSAIGMSPKQLSKTIRLQSILKHLLHKEYVNLTTLAYDAEYYDQAHFIKDFKEFTGLTPKEFYGDNLQMTSLFYGKDS
- a CDS encoding YdcF family protein — protein: MKFLLDLLFRVLQLFAEPYFLVFLAVVIIALLRRKNKYKSLRIGIFVSVVALIIFIGNGFLGKLISGYLQKSYLHTPEMKAAAAQNPVIVVLGGGIVDIDDIEKLHTMSYSRMVTAYQLYHKYKMNNQSCTILISGKGRGNTSEAELFSEDFKKMGIPDSDIIKEDQSMNTYQNAKFSNEILKKMGTSNLYLVTSGFHMKRSLALFQTFGLKPVPQASDFIDTEITIFPNSYNAAFTFVMLKEVVGIWQVQLYNSLGMNK